Within Paenibacillus sp. RUD330, the genomic segment AAGCCGACGCCGAACTGCCCGATGATGTCGCGGCCGTCCTTTGCTTCGTTTTCCTGCTTGAAGGCGAGGGAGCCGCTCTTCGCGATAATGCCGAGGTGGCTCTCGAGCTCCTCGCGGTTCATGCCGATGCCGGTGTCCCGAATCGTCAGGGTACGCGCAGCCTGGTCGGGAATGATCTGGATGAAGTAGCTGTCCGGATTGAACGTCAGCTTCTCGTCCGTCAGCGCTTTATAGTAGATTTTATCGATGGCGTCACTGCTGTTGGAGATCAGCTCGCGAAGAAAAATTTCCTTTTGGGTGTAGATGGAATTGATCATCATTTCCAAAAGACGTTTGGATTCAGCTTGGAACTGCTTTTTTTCCACTTTGAAATCTCTCCTCTTGGATCGGGTAGATTAGCACTCCGTAATGAAGAGTGCTAAAACTTTATATACCACTCCGGAAATTGGCTTGTCAAGGATTCCCTCTGCTTCTAAGGGAATCCGATGAGACTAGGCGCTCCCCCGTGAACGGCAAGCCGTGAAAAAAGGCCGCAGCAGCGCAGGACGCCGCGTCCCGCTCCTGCAACAGCCCCAGGCTTGTCCTGCCTTGTCCGTACGACCGCTCGGCGCCATGCACCCTGCTCCTGCAGCGGTCTTACAGCCTTGACCGCTCGACCGCTCTGCAGCCATGCGCCCCGCTCCTGCAGCGGTCCCGCACAGCAAGGCTCCCGGCAAGGTCAAATCAGAAGCCAAATCCTTTTCTGCAGCCGGCTCGGACGTCCTGCCGCTCGTTCCGCCGGCGAAGCGGAGAGCCCGATATGGGGCTGCCCGGTTCGAGCTCCAGCCGCTTGCGCCATAGGCAAGGGGCTCCGCAAGCCTACTCCCCGTCTCCGGTCCCCAGCTCCTTGCCCTTGCCGCTGATCAGCTTGAGCTGATCGTTCTCGTATCCGACCTCGTAGGAAACCTCGAAGCTGCGGACGGACGTCTTGCCGTCCTGGCCATGCTCCTCCGCCGTAATGACGGCCTTGACCACGGCGGAGCGCTCCCCGTCCTTGTCGACCTTGAGGCTTTTGATGACGACATTTTTGGTCGGCAGGTAGCCTCGCCGGAAGTCCTCGTAGGGATCCTGCTTCTTCCAGTTGATTCCCAGCAGCGAGTACGCATAGACGTAATCGCCGTTGCTGAGGCTCTCATAGAAACGCGACACAAGGTACCCGGCGTAGTCCGTAATGGATTTCTTGCCGGTCAGGGCATTGGTCGCGCTCCCCGGAACGCCGGGCAGCTCCTTCATCGGCGTCTGCGACCAGCCCTCGGCCGCGGACAGGACATCGGAGATCGGGATGCTGAAGCCGATTTCCCCATCCTGCATTTCCGCCGAGTTGATGCCGAGCACCATTCCCGTCCGCTGGTCGATGAGCGGCCCGCCGCTGTTGCCGGGAGCGATCGAAGCCGAGATCTGAACCATGTTCCGGTAGGTGTACGGCTTCATCGAGAACGTGCGCCCCAGCCCGCTGATGATGCCCGGAGTGACGGTATTCTGCAATCCGAGCGGACTGCCGACGGCCATGATGGCATCCCCGACCTCCACCCGCCCGCTGCGCTCCAGGCGCAGCGGCTCCGTTCCCTCCAGATCCGGCACGCGCACGACGGCAATATCGGTATCCGTGCCGATGCCGATCACCTCTCCCGTCAGCTCGCGGGCATCGGAAGTCGTGACCCTCACCGTTCTCGATCCGGCCACGACGTGGGCGTTGGTGATGATGTCTCCCTTGGCGTTGTACAGAAAGCCGGATCCAAGGCCGCTTTCGCTCTGGATGGTCACGACTTTTTTCTGGATGCGGAAAATAATGTCCTTCAGCGCGGCTGCGTTGCCTGCAGCCGTTCCCTCCGGCGGCGAAACCGCGAGCAGCGGCTCCATCCCCATCTGACGGGGAATGTATCCGTGCAGCGCCAAGGCCGTCCCCGCTCCCGCAAGCAGGACGGCTGCTGCCGCAGCGGCCGCAAGGGGCTTCGTCAGCCTCATGGCGGTCCCTCCTTTCTTATCCACGCGACGGTCAATCGATATACCAGGTCGCGCTAGTGATCGCTACGGACGCCTCGCTCTTGACCGAAGCGTTCTTCTCCGTGAAGGCGGCGCTTCCTCCCGGCTCGATGACCCCTCCGCTCGAAACGGATATCGTGCCGGAGCCGATCTGCACCCCTTCCGAATCCTTCAGCACATAGAAGAGCCGGATGGCGCGGATGCCCCGGGTCGCCTTGCTCTTCAGCCGGCCGGTAATGACCGCGCTGCCTTCCTCGCCGATGGAAGCATGCAGCTCGACGATGTCGAATGCATCCGTCTGATTTTGCCGCTGCTCCAGATTGGCCATCTGCATGGCCGCATTCAGCCGCTTGCGCTCCTGCTCCTCGTATTCTTCCTTCTCCTTGTCGATCCGGGCGGACATATCTTGAAGCTTCGACATGTTCCCCGCATGGCTGATCGTCTCGTCCACAGCGGCGCGGGCGGCAGAGAAGTCCTTCTTCCTCAGCAGCTGCAGCGCCTGGTCGATGCCCATCTCTACCATGCTGTCCAAAATGCGCTGGCGCAGCTCAGGCGCCCCGGGAGCCTGGAGCCCGCGCAGCCTCTGGAGCCTCTCCGCCATTTCCCGGATCGTTCCCAGACCGTCCAGCTCGCTCGATACCTGCTGCACGGCCAGCCTTGCCCCCGCTCCTGCCAGCTTGTCGCGGATGGGATCGAACAGCTCCTCGTGGCGGCTGCTCAGCGTCGCCTGCGCTTGGCGCAGCCCGCTTTCGGCCTTCTCCAGGCTGCCCTGGTCGAGCAGCAGCCCCGCCGCCTTGATATCCTCGTCGAGCTTGGCGGCCTGACGGACGATGTCGATATCCTTGGCAATGCCGGGATTGCCGGGCCGGGAAGCCGCAGCGAGCTCGAGCAGCTCCTCGGCGTTCCGGTACTGCCCGGCCTTCGCTTCTTTTTCCGCCTGCACATGCCAGGAACGCACCTTGGCGTTGACCTTCCCGTCATGGACGAAAACGGCAAGCACAGCCAGAGAGCTGATCAGCAAAGCAGCAGCCGGCAGCATCCATAACCGGAAGTAGCCTGTCGCCGGCGCCCCCTCCGCAGAGACGGCAAGACGCCCGGTCCGAGGCCGCTCCGCCTGCCCGCCTCCTCCATCCGCCTTGCGGCCGGATTCGCCGTCTCGCGACATGCGGTTCCATATCTCCTGGGCATCGCGGTCCTGAAGCGGCTGCGCGCTTGTCCCGGCGCCGGCATCCTTGATTTTTTCCAGCCATTCCGCCCGTTCGAGACGGCGCGCCAAAATGGCCGCCGTATGGAGCGGCTTGCCGCACCGGCTGCAGAACGAGGCTTCGTCGTCCATCGTCGCAAAACCGCAATAAGGACATGCCGTCCGCACGACCCGGCCGCGCTCCCCTTCACTGGTTTCCCTGCTCATCTTCCCAAGCCTCCACCATGTTAACCTGTTCCTATCGGTTTCTCTATCTATTACTAACGGATGAAGTCATGTAAAAGCAATCCAAAACCAAAAAAACCGCCCAGACAACTTCCTGTGCCCCGGACGGTTCATGATTCGGATGACTGCCCCTGCCAGCGCAAGCCTAAAACAACTCCGTCTCCAGCTTGCTTCTCATATAATCCCGTACCGCCTGAGACAGATCCTCGCGCTCCAGCGCCATGTCGATCGTTGCCTGCACAAATCCCAGCTTATCACCGACGTCATGCCGGCGTCCCTGGAATTTAAAGGCATGCATCGGCAGCACGGAATTCAGCTTCTGCAAGCTGTCCGTCAGCTGGATCTCGCCGTTCTTGCCCGGCTCCGCCCTTTCGAGCAGGCGGAATACAGCAGGATCGAGCACGTAGCGCCCGACGACAGCCCAATTGGAAGGCGCTTCGCCGGGAGCCGGCTTCTCCACCAGGTTGCGGATGCGGGGGAACATGCCCTCCCCTTCCAGATCCGCGATGCCGTATTTGTGGGTCTGATCCCACGGAACTTCCATGACCGAGACGACCGAAGACCCGGTTTCCCGGTAGAAGTTCATCATCTCGCCCAGGCATGGCTGCGGCGAGCGCAGGATGTCGTCGCCCAGCAGCACCGCAAAAGGCTCGTTGCCGATGAAGCTGCGGGCGCAGAGCACCGCATGGCCGAGGCCGAGCGGCTCCCGCTGGCGGACGTAGACGATGTCGGCCAGCTTGGAAATGCTGCGGACGACCTTCAGCGTCTCCTCGTCGCCTCTTGCTTCGAGCTCGTTCTCCAGCTCGACCGATTTGTCGAAGTGGTCTTCGATCGCACGCTTGCTGCGGCCGCTGACGATCATGATGCTCTCGATGCCGGATGCGGCGGCTTCTTCCACGATATATTGAATGGCCGGCTTGTCGATGAGCGGCATCATTTCCTTCGGCTGGGCTTTCGTTGCGGGCAGGAAGCGGGTTCCAAGACCTCCTGCGGGTATGATCGCTTTGCGGATATGGGTCAAGTCGGGTCCAACTCCTTCGTCATGATGGGAACATGGCCGGATCCGGCCAAGAAATTGCGGTATGTAACCAGTGCCGATTCCGTTGCTTCCAGTTTACCAATTCTTGTCGAAAGGCGCCAGCGGACGTATGGGAGAGCCGCCAAGGGGCACCATTCAGGTATATGCACAGCGGCGTTCCGCATGATCATAACCGAAAATATAAGCATCGGCAGAGCAAGACGCAAGGCACAGACGATCCGGGTGCAAGTGAAGCAAGCCCGAATCCAGTGAGGATAGGCGTTTGTATACTGTATCCAAACGAAGGCGGGAATAACCGATTCAGCCGCAGCCGAGCAACGGCATCAAACCCGATGTCCCCATCCGGCTGCCCTCGGAATGATTCAGCCCTGAAACAAATCCGTTGTCTTATACTCAAATTTGAATATAATAAGAATGGATCTTAATTTGCAGGTGAAAGAAGGAGTGAATTCCATGTCGGAGACAGGCGCGCGCCAGACCCGATTCGTCGTAGCCGGCCTCATGCTGGCTATTCTGATGTCAGCCATGGACAACACGATCGTCGCTACCGCCATGGGGCGGATCGTCGATGATCTCGGCGGATACGACCAGCTCGTATGGGTGACATCCGCTTATATGATCGCCCTCATGGCAGGCACGCCGATTTTCGGCAAGCTGTCGGACATGTACGGCCGCAAGCGGTTCTTTATTTTCGGCATCATCGTGTTCCTGCTCGGCTCCGCGCTGTGCGGCACGGCGGGCAGCATCACCCAGCTGAGCGTGTACCGGGCCATCCAGGGCATCGGCGGCGGAGCTCTCATGCCGATCGCGTTCACGATCGTATTCGATATTTTCCCTCCGGAGAAGCGCGGCAAGATGTCCGGCCTGTTCGGAGCCGTATTCGGCATCTCGAGCATTTTCGGACCGCTGCTCGGCGCGGTCATCACCGACCACATCGGCTGGGAGTGGGTGTTCTACATTAATATCCCGCTCGGCATTCTCGCTCTGTTCTTCATCGGGTCCTATTACAAGGAATCCCTCTCCCATTCCAAGCAGCGCATCGACTGGGTCGGCGCGTTCACTCTCGTCGGAGCCATCGTCTGTCTCATGTTCGCCCTGGAGCTGGGTGGCCAGAAATACGCTTGGGACTCCGGCATGATTCTCGGCCTGTTCGCCGGATTCGTCGTGTTGCTGGCGGTGTTCCTGTATACGGAAACGAAAGTCGCCGAGCCGATCATCTCGTTCAAAATGTTCCGCAAGCGGCTGTTCGCCAGCAGCGTGCTGACCTCCTTGTTCTACGGCTCGACCTTCATCATCGCCACGATCTACATTCCGATCTTCATCCAAGGCGTGTACGGCGGCTCGGCGACCAACTCCGGCCTGCTGCTCATGCCGATGATGATCGGCTCCGTCGTGGGCAGCCAGGTCGGCGGCTTCCTCACCACCAAGCTGAGCTTCCGCTCCATCATGATGATCTCGGCGGTGTTCTTCCTGGCCGGCGTCGTCTCTCTCGGCTTCATCAGCCCGGATACGGCCCGCTTCGTCGTGACGCTGGAGATGATCCTGCTCGGCTTCGGCGTCGGCTACTCCTTCTCCGTGCTGAACATGGCCGCCATCGACGGCTTCGACATGCGCCAGCGCGGGGCGGCTACCGCCACGACGACGTTCATGCGCTCCCTCGGCATGACGCTCGGCATTACGATCTTCGGCATCATCCAGCGCAACATCTTCACCTCGCGCCTGGAAACCGCATTCGGAGGCAAGGCGCCGATCGGCGGCGGAGGCAAGGCAACCAGCAGTTCCTTACGCCTGAAGGCCGCAAGGAAATTCCCGCCGAAGTGCTGAACAAAATCGAGGCCGCGCTCGCGACTTCCATCTCCCACACCTTCCTGTGGGCTCTTATTCCGGCCGTAGCGGCCGTCGTCATGGTCCTGCTCATGCCGGGCACCCGCATGACGATGACCCGCAAGCCCGAGGCCAAGCAAGAGCTCCGCACGGAGTAGCCCCGGCGTCGACAGCATTCCAAGCCCGCTTGAAAGGTCCCTGAAAAGGGGCCTTTTTTTCATTTCGGCCGCCTTCGGGGAGCAGGCCTTGACAGTCGGCCGGGAGTTCATTATATTTAATACTAGATAATAATTATTATAAATAAGGAGCTGATCCGCATGACCGCCTCATCCGCTGCAGCCGTCCCGTCCGTTGCTCAAGTCCTCAATCTCCAGCTGGCCAATTGGAGCATTCTGTATGTGAAGCTTCACCAGTACCACTGGTATGTCAAAGGCCCCCAATTTTTCACCCTGCACGAGAAATTCCAGGCTCTCTACGAAGAGGCCGCCATTCATGTCGACGAGCTCGCGGAGCGGCTGCTGGCGGTCGGAGGCCGGCCGCTGGCCAGCATGAAAGCTTATCTGGAGACGGCTACCGTCCAGGAAGCGGCCGGCAGCGAATCCGCCATCGCCATGGTCCGGTCGGTCTCGGCCGACTTCAGGAGCATGATCGGCGAGCTCAAGGAAGGAATGGCCGCCGCTCAAAGCCGGCAGGACGAAACGACGGCCGATATGCTGCTGGCCATCCATACGTCGCTGGAGAAGCATGTCTGGATGCTGGATGCCTTCACAGCCGAATAAAGCAAAAAAAGGTTCGCGCAGCCATCTTCAGATGGCTTCCGGACCTTTTCGAGCTTTTCTGCCTGCGCTCTACATGACGATCCTTGCCGGCCGCTTGGTATAGCGGTTCGCATAGCTCGAAGCGCAGTATGCCTCCGGCTTGACGCGGGGCACATAGCTGCCGATCGTCTCCACGCGGGCGATCATCTCCTGGACGTACAGATGGGTCGGATTGAGGCAAGGCTCCGTTCCGGCATCGATGTCGATGAACGTCCGGAGCTCGGCTCCCTGGTAGACGTAAGGCAGAATCAGATCCTCCATCCCGGGCACGATGCGATGCTCCTCCAGATAAGCGGCCATCTCCTGGGAGAGAGAAGTCTCGAAGGCCAGCTTCTCGCGGATCGAAGCCAGCTCTCTGTTCAGCACGAAGGGCCTGTAG encodes:
- a CDS encoding zinc ribbon domain-containing protein → MSRETSEGERGRVVRTACPYCGFATMDDEASFCSRCGKPLHTAAILARRLERAEWLEKIKDAGAGTSAQPLQDRDAQEIWNRMSRDGESGRKADGGGGQAERPRTGRLAVSAEGAPATGYFRLWMLPAAALLISSLAVLAVFVHDGKVNAKVRSWHVQAEKEAKAGQYRNAEELLELAAASRPGNPGIAKDIDIVRQAAKLDEDIKAAGLLLDQGSLEKAESGLRQAQATLSSRHEELFDPIRDKLAGAGARLAVQQVSSELDGLGTIREMAERLQRLRGLQAPGAPELRQRILDSMVEMGIDQALQLLRKKDFSAARAAVDETISHAGNMSKLQDMSARIDKEKEEYEEQERKRLNAAMQMANLEQRQNQTDAFDIVELHASIGEEGSAVITGRLKSKATRGIRAIRLFYVLKDSEGVQIGSGTISVSSGGVIEPGGSAAFTEKNASVKSEASVAITSATWYID
- the galU gene encoding UTP--glucose-1-phosphate uridylyltransferase GalU, whose product is MTHIRKAIIPAGGLGTRFLPATKAQPKEMMPLIDKPAIQYIVEEAAASGIESIMIVSGRSKRAIEDHFDKSVELENELEARGDEETLKVVRSISKLADIVYVRQREPLGLGHAVLCARSFIGNEPFAVLLGDDILRSPQPCLGEMMNFYRETGSSVVSVMEVPWDQTHKYGIADLEGEGMFPRIRNLVEKPAPGEAPSNWAVVGRYVLDPAVFRLLERAEPGKNGEIQLTDSLQKLNSVLPMHAFKFQGRRHDVGDKLGFVQATIDMALEREDLSQAVRDYMRSKLETELF
- a CDS encoding ribonuclease H-like YkuK family protein, translating into MTKSKRQPESHDCRNRLRFHNVKEQHLTLGEVAERMMSFIREDPRAAYHFAIGTDSQVHPSHTKFITGLVLRRVGKGAWACYRPFVLNRELASIREKLAFETSLSQEMAAYLEEHRIVPGMEDLILPYVYQGAELRTFIDIDAGTEPCLNPTHLYVQEMIARVETIGSYVPRVKPEAYCASSYANRYTKRPARIVM
- a CDS encoding trypsin-like peptidase domain-containing protein; this translates as MRLTKPLAAAAAAAVLLAGAGTALALHGYIPRQMGMEPLLAVSPPEGTAAGNAAALKDIIFRIQKKVVTIQSESGLGSGFLYNAKGDIITNAHVVAGSRTVRVTTSDARELTGEVIGIGTDTDIAVVRVPDLEGTEPLRLERSGRVEVGDAIMAVGSPLGLQNTVTPGIISGLGRTFSMKPYTYRNMVQISASIAPGNSGGPLIDQRTGMVLGINSAEMQDGEIGFSIPISDVLSAAEGWSQTPMKELPGVPGSATNALTGKKSITDYAGYLVSRFYESLSNGDYVYAYSLLGINWKKQDPYEDFRRGYLPTKNVVIKSLKVDKDGERSAVVKAVITAEEHGQDGKTSVRSFEVSYEVGYENDQLKLISGKGKELGTGDGE
- a CDS encoding Dps family protein, yielding MTASSAAAVPSVAQVLNLQLANWSILYVKLHQYHWYVKGPQFFTLHEKFQALYEEAAIHVDELAERLLAVGGRPLASMKAYLETATVQEAAGSESAIAMVRSVSADFRSMIGELKEGMAAAQSRQDETTADMLLAIHTSLEKHVWMLDAFTAE